One window of Micropterus dolomieu isolate WLL.071019.BEF.003 ecotype Adirondacks linkage group LG13, ASM2129224v1, whole genome shotgun sequence genomic DNA carries:
- the smad2 gene encoding mothers against decapentaplegic homolog 2 isoform X2 — protein sequence MSSILPFTPPVVKRLLGWKKTPAGSGGAGGGIGGVGEQNGGGQEEKWCEKAVKSLVKKVKKTGQLDELEKAISTQNSNTKCVTIPSNCSDLWGLGTGHTIEQWDSTGMYGYHDHSRSLDGRLQVSHRKGLPHVIYCRLWRWPDLHSHHELRAIDACQYAFNLKKDEVCVNPYHYQRVETPVLPPVLVPRHTEILTELPPLDDFTNSIPENTNFPAGIDPPNNYIPETPPPGYISEDGETSDQQMSQSSPAEMSPSTLSPVSHGLDLQPVTYSEPAFWCSIAYYELNQRVGETFHASQPSLTVDGFTDPSNSERFCLGLLSNVNRNATVEMTRRHIGRGVRLYYIGGEVFAECLSDSAIFVQSPNCNQRYGWHPATVCKIPPGCNLKIFNNQEFAALLAQSVNQGFEAVYQLTRMCTIRMSFVKGWGAEYRRQTVTSTPCWIELHLNGPLQWLDKVLTQMGSPSVRCSSMS from the exons ATGTCCTCCATCCTTCCCTTCACTCCCCCGGTAGTGAAACGCCTCCTGGGGTGGAAGAAGACTCCTGCAGGGAGTGGAGGAGCAGGGGGAGGAATTGGAGGAGTCGGGGAGCAGAATGGAGGTGGGCAGGAGGAGAAATGGTGTGAGAAGGCTGTGAAAAGCTTGGtgaagaaggtgaagaagaCGGGGCAGCTGGACGAGCTAGAGAAGGCTATCAGCACGCAGAACAGCAACACAAAGTGTGTCACCATACCCAG TAATTGCTCAGATCTATGGGGTCTAGGCACAGGCCACACGATAGAGCAGTGGGACTCTACAGGCATGTACGGATACCATGACCACAGCAG GTCACTGGATGGGCGTCTTCAGGTGTCCCATCGTAAGGGCCTGCCCCACGTCATCTACTGCCGCCTGTGGAGATGGCCCGACCTTCACAGCCACCATGAGCTGAGGGCCATTGACGCCTGCCAGTATGCCTTCAACCTCAAAAAGGATGAAGTGTGTGTCAATCCCTACCATTACCAGAGAGTGGAGACGCCTG TGCTGCCTCCGGTGTTGGTGCCACGCCACACAGAAATTCTGACAGAGCTTCCGCCTCTAGATGACTTTACAAACTCCATCCCTGAAAACACCAACTTCCCTGCTGGCATAGACCCTCCTAATAACTACATACCAG AGACTCCTCCACCTGGCTACATCAGTGAAGATGGAGAGACCAGTGACCAGCAGATGAGTCAAA GCTCACCAGCAGAAATGTCGCCAAGCACCCTGTCACCTGTCAGTCATGGCCTGG ACCTTCAGCCGGTTACCTACAGCGAACCAGCTTTCTGGTGCTCGATAGCCTACTATGAGCTAAACCAGCGGGTTGGAGAGACGTTTCACGCCTCACAGCCATCTCTGACAGTCGATGGCTTCACCGACCCTTCCAACTCTGAACGCTTCTGTCTAGGGCTCCTCAGCAATGTTAACAGGAACGCAACTGTCGAAATGACAAGGAGACATATAG GTCGTGGTGTGAGGTTGTATTACATCGGAGGGGAGGTGTTCGCTGAGTGCCTCAGCGACAGTGCCATTTTTGTCCAGAGTCCTAACTGCAACCAGCGATACGGCTGGCACCCTGCCACAGTTTGCAAGATACCACCAG gctGCAATCTGAAGATTTTTAACAACCAGGAGTTTGCTGCACTGCTGGCCCAGTCAGTCAATCAGGGGTTTGAGGCAGTCTACCAACTAACTAGGATGTGCACCATCAGAATGAGCTTCGTCAAGGGCTGGGGAGCAGAGTACAG ACGTCAGACAGTAACCAGCACTCCATGTTGGATTGAGCTTCATCTCAATGGCCCCCTCCAGTGGTTGGATAAGGTGCTGACCCAGATGGGTTCACCATCAGTGCGCTGCTCCAGTATGTCCTAG
- the si:dkey-175m17.6 gene encoding N-acetyllactosaminide beta-1,3-N-acetylglucosaminyltransferase 2, with the protein MGKFCRCCKCNGRLLCMCLLPFMMTSHLLIYIMVTIFVTISYTPPKIIIHYIAPGISANSSALASHPLGPFWNLRLEDSALWNQLQHAWDRHHNPILRGNTTGIMRKPKVKPLSEIEDECLSDCMSHKCSVPRVQDLNSLPEQMRAFIWSMHCREYPLLINQPGMCRRNNSSFGLDSPMLIMAIKSQVGNFENRQAIRETWGHSGLVKGESNKEGKLVRTVFLLGRQDSGTGPHPDLKNLLELENQKYADILQWDFRDTFFNLTLKDLLFWHWLQQYCPTATFVFKGDDDVFVRTGALLDYLHKQWEEHNLWKAYTNETDMDLFLGDVIYNAMPNREPSAKYYIPESFYKGVYPPYAGGGGVVYSGSLALRLKAMSERVRLFPIDDVYLGMCLHRLGLTPSHHPGFLTFDLPSTNRDNPCAYKSVLLVHRRSPKEMLTLWRQLQNMPGQC; encoded by the coding sequence ATGGGCAAATTCTGCAGGTGCTGCAAATGCAACGGGAGACTGTTGTGCATGTGCCTGCTGCCTTTCATGATGACCAGCCACCTTCTGATTTATATCATGGTGACCATATTCGTCACCATCTCCTACACGCCTCCAAAAATAATCATACACTACATTGCCCCAGGGATTTCTGCCAACTCCTCTGCACTGGCCTCTCACCCACTTGGCCCTTTCTGGAACCTTCGTCTGGAGGACAGCGCGCTGTGGAACCAGTTGCAGCATGCTTGGGACCGTCACCACAATCCAATACTGCGAGGAAACACAACTGGGATAATGAGGAAGCCAAAAGTTAAGCCTTTATCAGAAATAGAAGATGAATGCCTTTCTGACTGCATGTCACACAAGTGTTCAGTCCCTCGTGTGCAGGATTTAAACAGCTTGCCAGAACAAATGAGGGCATTTATCTGGTCAATGCACTGCCGGGAGTATCCGCTCCTCATCAATCAGCCTGGTATGTGTAGGAGGAACAATAGCAGCTTTGGTCTGGATTCTCCCATGCTCATCATGGCCATCAAATCTCAAGTGGGGAACTTTGAAAACAGGCAGGCCATCCGTGAAACCTGGGGACACAGTGGTCTGGTGAAGGGGGAATCAAATAAGGAAGGCAAATTAGTGCGCACAGTGTTTCTGCTTGGAAGGCAGGACTCTGGTACAGGTCCTCACCCAGACCTCAAAAACCTCCTGGAGCTTGAGAACCAGAAATACGCGGATATCCTACAGTGGGATTTCAGAGACACTTTCTTTAACTTGACCCTAAAGGACTTGCTGTTCTGGCATTGGCTCCAGCAATACTGCCCCACTGCCACGTTTGTGTTCAAAGGGGATGATGATGTCTTTGTCCGAACAGGTGCCCTTCTGGATTACCTGCACAAGCAATGGGAGGAGCACAACCTCTGGAAAGCCTATACAAATGAAACTGACATGGATTTGTTTCTGGGGGATGTGATCTATAATGCAATGCCAAACCGTGAGCCGTCCGCTAAATACTACATACCAGAAAGTTTCTACAAAGGCGTGTACCCACCGTacgcaggaggaggaggggtagTGTACTCTGGCTCACTTGCATTACGATTAAAAGCGATGTCTGAGAGGGTCCGCCTTTTCCCGATAGACGATGTGTATCTGGGCATGTGCCTGCACAGACTCGGGCTCACTCCAAGCCACCACCCGGGTTTTCTAACATTTGATCTCCCATCGACAAACAGGGACAATCCCTGCGCTTACAAATCTGTTCTGCTTGTTCACAGACGGAGTCCCAAGGAGATGCTGACACTGTGGAGGCAGCTCCAGAACATGCCAGGTCAATGCTGA
- the smad2 gene encoding mothers against decapentaplegic homolog 2 isoform X1 codes for MSSILPFTPPVVKRLLGWKKTPAGSGGAGGGIGGVGEQNGGGQEEKWCEKAVKSLVKKVKKTGQLDELEKAISTQNSNTKCVTIPSNCSDLWGLGTGHTIEQWDSTGMYGYHDHSRSLDGRLQVSHRKGLPHVIYCRLWRWPDLHSHHELRAIDACQYAFNLKKDEVCVNPYHYQRVETPVLPPVLVPRHTEILTELPPLDDFTNSIPENTNFPAGIDPPNNYIPETPPPGYISEDGETSDQQMSQSMETGSPAEMSPSTLSPVSHGLDLQPVTYSEPAFWCSIAYYELNQRVGETFHASQPSLTVDGFTDPSNSERFCLGLLSNVNRNATVEMTRRHIGRGVRLYYIGGEVFAECLSDSAIFVQSPNCNQRYGWHPATVCKIPPGCNLKIFNNQEFAALLAQSVNQGFEAVYQLTRMCTIRMSFVKGWGAEYRRQTVTSTPCWIELHLNGPLQWLDKVLTQMGSPSVRCSSMS; via the exons ATGTCCTCCATCCTTCCCTTCACTCCCCCGGTAGTGAAACGCCTCCTGGGGTGGAAGAAGACTCCTGCAGGGAGTGGAGGAGCAGGGGGAGGAATTGGAGGAGTCGGGGAGCAGAATGGAGGTGGGCAGGAGGAGAAATGGTGTGAGAAGGCTGTGAAAAGCTTGGtgaagaaggtgaagaagaCGGGGCAGCTGGACGAGCTAGAGAAGGCTATCAGCACGCAGAACAGCAACACAAAGTGTGTCACCATACCCAG TAATTGCTCAGATCTATGGGGTCTAGGCACAGGCCACACGATAGAGCAGTGGGACTCTACAGGCATGTACGGATACCATGACCACAGCAG GTCACTGGATGGGCGTCTTCAGGTGTCCCATCGTAAGGGCCTGCCCCACGTCATCTACTGCCGCCTGTGGAGATGGCCCGACCTTCACAGCCACCATGAGCTGAGGGCCATTGACGCCTGCCAGTATGCCTTCAACCTCAAAAAGGATGAAGTGTGTGTCAATCCCTACCATTACCAGAGAGTGGAGACGCCTG TGCTGCCTCCGGTGTTGGTGCCACGCCACACAGAAATTCTGACAGAGCTTCCGCCTCTAGATGACTTTACAAACTCCATCCCTGAAAACACCAACTTCCCTGCTGGCATAGACCCTCCTAATAACTACATACCAG AGACTCCTCCACCTGGCTACATCAGTGAAGATGGAGAGACCAGTGACCAGCAGATGAGTCAAAGTATGGAAACAG GCTCACCAGCAGAAATGTCGCCAAGCACCCTGTCACCTGTCAGTCATGGCCTGG ACCTTCAGCCGGTTACCTACAGCGAACCAGCTTTCTGGTGCTCGATAGCCTACTATGAGCTAAACCAGCGGGTTGGAGAGACGTTTCACGCCTCACAGCCATCTCTGACAGTCGATGGCTTCACCGACCCTTCCAACTCTGAACGCTTCTGTCTAGGGCTCCTCAGCAATGTTAACAGGAACGCAACTGTCGAAATGACAAGGAGACATATAG GTCGTGGTGTGAGGTTGTATTACATCGGAGGGGAGGTGTTCGCTGAGTGCCTCAGCGACAGTGCCATTTTTGTCCAGAGTCCTAACTGCAACCAGCGATACGGCTGGCACCCTGCCACAGTTTGCAAGATACCACCAG gctGCAATCTGAAGATTTTTAACAACCAGGAGTTTGCTGCACTGCTGGCCCAGTCAGTCAATCAGGGGTTTGAGGCAGTCTACCAACTAACTAGGATGTGCACCATCAGAATGAGCTTCGTCAAGGGCTGGGGAGCAGAGTACAG ACGTCAGACAGTAACCAGCACTCCATGTTGGATTGAGCTTCATCTCAATGGCCCCCTCCAGTGGTTGGATAAGGTGCTGACCCAGATGGGTTCACCATCAGTGCGCTGCTCCAGTATGTCCTAG
- the LOC123981941 gene encoding heat shock protein 30-like: MLCSHGLHSALSPVMDLYWPVRSLWPEVKPLLYQQELLQRNLQELRSSLELMDKLQHNILEETEPFQSSVALRPLSYQLEKEGERFGLTLDTQGFSPEELSVRQVGRKLRVSGKTEKKQEDRKGSYSYRRQEFRQEFDLPEGLNPEAVTCCLAPDGKLHIQAARASCVEEAERELTIKRSSEEKPQQSVCSH; the protein is encoded by the coding sequence ATGCTGTGCTCTCACGGACTCCACTCTGCCCTCAGTCCAGTCATGGACTTGTACTGGCCTGTACGCAGTCTGTGGCCAGAGGTCAAGCCTCTGCTCTACCAGCAGGAGCTACTGCAGAGAAACCTACAGGAGCTCCGCAGCAGTCTGGAGCTGATGGACAAACTTCAACACAACATCCTGGAGGAGACGGAGCCTTTCCAAAGCAGTGTGGCCCTGAGACCGCTCTCCTACCAGctggagaaagagggagagcgCTTTGGCCTGACCCTGGACACTCAAGGCTTTTCCCCAGAGGAGCTGTCTGTCAGGCAGGTGGGCAGGAAGCTGAGAGTCAGCGGGAAGACAGAGAAGAAGCAGGAGGACCGGAAAGGCTCCTACTCTTACAGACGCCAGGAGTTCAGACAGGAGTTTGATCTGCCTGAAGGGCTGAACCCCGAAGCCGTCACCTGCTGCCTGGCTCCAGACGGGAAGCTCCACATCCAGGCGGCCAGAGCTTCATGTGTTGAGGAGGCTGAGAGAGAGCTGACCATCAAGAGGAGCTCGGAGGAGAAACcacagcagagtgtgtgttcacactga